A genome region from Stenotrophomonas maltophilia includes the following:
- the adhP gene encoding alcohol dehydrogenase AdhP, with protein sequence MQSTMKAAVVREFGKPLVIEEVSVPRPGAGEVLVRIEACGVCHTDLHAAEGDWPVKPNPPFIPGHEGVGHVVAVGGGVGHVKEGDRVGIPWLYSACGHCEHCLGGWETLCETQRNTGYSVNGGFAEYALADANYVGLLPKEVGFIEIAPVLCAGVTVYKGLKVTDTKPGDWVAISGIGGLGHMAVQYARAMGLNVAAVDVDDNKLALARQLGAQITVNARTTDPAAFLRKEIGGAHGALVTAVSPKAFEQALGMVRRGGTVSLNGLPPGNFPLDIFGMVLNGITVRGSIVGTRLDLQESLQFAAEGKVAATVSTDRLENINDVFARMHAGTIEGRVVLDFAA encoded by the coding sequence ATGCAATCCACCATGAAGGCCGCCGTCGTACGCGAGTTCGGCAAGCCGCTGGTCATCGAGGAAGTCTCGGTACCGCGCCCGGGGGCGGGCGAGGTGCTGGTCAGGATCGAGGCCTGTGGCGTCTGCCACACCGACCTGCACGCCGCCGAGGGCGACTGGCCGGTGAAACCGAACCCGCCATTCATCCCCGGCCACGAGGGCGTGGGGCACGTCGTGGCCGTGGGAGGCGGGGTAGGGCACGTCAAGGAAGGCGACAGGGTCGGCATCCCCTGGTTGTACTCGGCGTGTGGCCATTGCGAACACTGCCTGGGTGGCTGGGAAACGCTGTGCGAAACGCAGCGCAATACCGGTTACTCGGTCAACGGCGGCTTCGCCGAGTACGCACTGGCCGATGCCAACTACGTCGGCCTGCTTCCGAAGGAAGTGGGCTTCATCGAGATCGCGCCGGTGCTGTGCGCCGGCGTGACCGTCTACAAGGGCCTGAAGGTCACCGACACCAAGCCCGGTGACTGGGTGGCGATCTCCGGTATCGGCGGCCTGGGCCACATGGCGGTGCAGTACGCCCGCGCAATGGGCCTGAACGTGGCCGCGGTGGACGTGGATGACAACAAGCTGGCATTGGCCCGGCAGCTCGGCGCGCAGATCACCGTGAACGCGCGCACCACCGATCCGGCCGCCTTCCTCAGGAAGGAGATCGGCGGCGCGCACGGCGCCCTGGTCACGGCGGTCTCACCGAAGGCGTTCGAGCAGGCGCTGGGCATGGTCCGCCGTGGCGGCACCGTCTCGCTCAACGGCCTGCCGCCCGGCAATTTCCCGCTGGATATCTTCGGCATGGTGCTCAACGGCATCACCGTGCGCGGCTCGATCGTCGGCACCCGGCTGGACCTGCAGGAGTCGCTGCAGTTCGCCGCCGAAGGCAAGGTCGCGGCCACCGTCAGCACCGACCGCCTGGAGAACATCAACGACGTGTTCGCGCGCATGCACGCGGGCACCATTGAGGGCCGCGTGGTACTCGACTTCGCCGCCTGA
- the eda gene encoding bifunctional 4-hydroxy-2-oxoglutarate aldolase/2-dehydro-3-deoxy-phosphogluconate aldolase produces the protein MSSADPRLRALLKLAPVIPVYTPEDVNEAVEVAQALFRGGLPVIEVTLRTPQALDAIKAMVEAVPDAVIGAGTVLNAAQMQAAKQAGARFAVSPGATPMLYAAARDADLPYLPGAATASDLILGLEHGKDTFKFFPAVQAGGAALLAAWNGPFADVRFCPTGGISAQTAPQFLHLPNVLCVGGSWLTTPALLQTRDWEAIERLAREASVLAS, from the coding sequence ATGTCCAGCGCTGATCCGCGCCTGCGCGCGCTGTTGAAGCTGGCACCGGTGATTCCGGTGTACACCCCCGAAGACGTGAATGAAGCCGTCGAGGTAGCCCAAGCACTGTTCCGCGGTGGCCTGCCGGTGATCGAAGTGACCCTGCGCACGCCGCAGGCACTGGACGCCATCAAGGCCATGGTCGAGGCCGTGCCGGACGCAGTGATCGGCGCCGGTACCGTACTCAACGCCGCGCAGATGCAGGCGGCGAAGCAGGCCGGCGCACGTTTCGCGGTATCGCCCGGTGCAACGCCGATGCTGTATGCCGCCGCGCGCGATGCCGACCTGCCGTACCTGCCCGGTGCCGCCACCGCATCCGATCTGATCCTGGGCCTGGAGCACGGCAAGGACACCTTCAAGTTCTTCCCGGCCGTGCAGGCCGGCGGTGCCGCGCTGCTGGCCGCCTGGAACGGTCCATTCGCCGACGTGCGCTTCTGCCCGACCGGCGGCATCAGCGCGCAGACCGCGCCGCAGTTCCTGCACCTGCCCAATGTGCTGTGCGTGGGCGGTTCTTGGCTGACCACCCCGGCGCTGCTGCAGACCCGTGACTGGGAGGCGATCGAGCGCCTGGCGCGCGAGGCATCGGTGCTGGCCAGCTGA
- a CDS encoding TIGR00266 family protein — protein sequence MTQWYFHASAQAERVGPLDDEAARRYAQANPRALAWCQGMSGWTPIAEVAGLQAPAPGMPNTPPPVPAGASGRADDIEFRIVGHEMQFVEIELDPGESAIAEAGALMFKDATVQMDTVFGAANGDQGGGFMGKVMAAGKRVLTGESLFATVYTQSGHGKGKVAFAAPYPGTVLAMKLDQHGGRLICQKDSFLAGARGVQIGVQFQRKIMTGLFGGEGFIMQKLEGDGWVFIHAGGCVVERELAAGERLDVDTGCVVAYHPTVDMDVRRVTGIKSMLFGGEGVFLATLTGPGKVWLQSLPFSRLAGRMWMAAPQGGGQSRGEGSVLGGLGRMLDGDNRF from the coding sequence ATGACCCAGTGGTACTTCCATGCCTCCGCCCAGGCCGAGCGCGTCGGCCCGCTTGATGACGAGGCCGCGCGCCGCTACGCGCAGGCCAATCCACGCGCCCTGGCCTGGTGCCAGGGCATGAGCGGGTGGACGCCGATCGCCGAGGTGGCCGGGCTGCAGGCGCCGGCCCCGGGCATGCCCAATACCCCGCCGCCGGTGCCGGCAGGCGCCAGCGGTCGCGCCGACGACATCGAGTTCCGCATCGTCGGCCATGAAATGCAGTTCGTGGAGATCGAGCTCGACCCCGGCGAGAGCGCCATCGCCGAGGCCGGCGCGCTGATGTTCAAGGACGCTACGGTGCAGATGGACACGGTGTTCGGCGCCGCCAACGGCGACCAGGGCGGCGGCTTCATGGGCAAGGTGATGGCCGCAGGCAAGCGCGTGCTGACCGGCGAGAGCCTGTTCGCCACCGTCTACACGCAGAGCGGGCACGGCAAGGGCAAGGTCGCCTTCGCCGCGCCCTACCCGGGCACGGTGCTGGCGATGAAACTGGACCAGCACGGCGGCCGCCTGATCTGCCAGAAGGACAGCTTCCTGGCCGGCGCGCGCGGCGTGCAGATCGGCGTGCAGTTCCAGCGCAAGATCATGACCGGCCTGTTTGGCGGCGAGGGCTTCATCATGCAGAAGCTGGAGGGCGACGGCTGGGTGTTCATCCACGCCGGTGGCTGCGTGGTCGAGCGCGAGCTGGCTGCCGGTGAACGCCTGGACGTGGATACCGGCTGCGTGGTGGCGTATCACCCCACGGTGGACATGGACGTACGCCGGGTCACCGGCATCAAGAGCATGCTGTTCGGAGGCGAGGGCGTGTTCCTGGCCACGCTGACCGGTCCAGGCAAGGTCTGGCTGCAGTCGCTGCCGTTCTCGCGCCTGGCTGGCCGCATGTGGATGGCCGCACCGCAGGGCGGTGGCCAGAGCCGCGGCGAAGGTTCGGTGCTGGGAGGTCTTGGCCGGATGCTGGACGGCGACAACCGGTTCTGA
- the phhA gene encoding phenylalanine 4-monooxygenase — translation MDLAQPRRVEHQQTDKGYVPVYTTALVEQPWDTYSADDHATWSTLYQRQRELLVGRACQEFLDAQDEMGMSAHMIPRFDQLNEVLGAATGWTLVGVEGLLPELDFFDHLANRRFPVTWWIRRPDQIDYIAEPDLFHDLFGHVPLLMNPVFADYMEAYGRGGVKAHAIGPDALQNLTRLYWYTVEFGLIDTPEGLRIYGAGIVSSKGESLYSLESAAPNRIGFDLQRIMRTKYRIDTFQKTYFVIDSFEQLMQATSPDFTPIYAALADQAHLPAGDVQSDDRVFQKGTGEGWADGGDV, via the coding sequence ATGGACCTCGCCCAGCCCCGCCGCGTCGAACACCAGCAGACCGACAAGGGCTACGTGCCGGTGTACACCACCGCGCTCGTCGAGCAGCCGTGGGACACCTATAGCGCCGACGACCACGCCACCTGGAGCACGCTGTACCAGCGCCAGCGCGAACTGCTGGTCGGCCGCGCCTGCCAGGAATTCCTGGACGCGCAGGACGAGATGGGCATGAGCGCGCACATGATTCCGCGCTTCGACCAGCTCAACGAAGTGCTCGGCGCAGCCACCGGCTGGACCCTGGTCGGCGTCGAAGGCCTGCTGCCGGAACTGGATTTCTTCGACCACCTGGCCAACCGCCGTTTCCCGGTGACCTGGTGGATCCGTCGCCCGGACCAGATCGACTACATCGCCGAGCCGGACCTGTTCCACGATCTGTTCGGCCACGTACCGCTGCTGATGAACCCGGTGTTCGCCGACTACATGGAGGCGTACGGGCGCGGCGGCGTCAAAGCGCACGCGATCGGCCCGGATGCGCTGCAGAACCTGACGCGCCTGTACTGGTACACGGTGGAGTTCGGCCTGATCGATACGCCCGAAGGCCTGCGCATCTACGGTGCCGGCATCGTGTCGTCGAAGGGCGAATCGCTGTACTCGCTGGAATCAGCCGCGCCCAACCGCATCGGCTTCGACCTGCAGCGCATCATGCGCACGAAGTACCGCATCGACACGTTCCAGAAGACCTACTTCGTCATCGACAGCTTCGAACAGCTGATGCAGGCGACGTCGCCGGACTTCACCCCGATCTACGCGGCACTGGCCGACCAGGCGCACCTGCCGGCCGGTGACGTGCAGAGCGATGACCGCGTGTTCCAGAAGGGCACGGGGGAAGGCTGGGCCGACGGCGGCGACGTGTAA
- the ligD gene encoding DNA ligase D, translated as MSLHQYRRKRRLGGGAGQTPEPDDTRAPGDPKGRPTFVIQLHHASSRHYDFRLEMDGVLKSWAVPKGPSLRVGEKRLAVEVEDHPLSYAGFEGDIPEGHYGAGHVDVFDHGTWACEGDPLQALAAGKIDFVLHGQRLAGGWKLVRTAMKGRQVQWLLIKRDDEEARDAEADDLPGVSAPKRSSAVKKRTAREAARAAPAARTANRKADAGWHARALKLHGARDAPYPRAFKPQLTDHRNSAPDGDRWLHEIKWDGYRLLADLHNGEVKLRSRNGLDWTDDFPEVVQAVKALPVRDARLDGELVVLDKEGRSDFAALQRVIDGSSKQPLRYIVFDLPGVAGADISRAPLLERKALLKALIGPAPGTLAFSEHVIDHGPQVFDASGKAGFEGIVSKQMDAPYVNTRARSWVKVKHEDTDEFLIVGYTAPKGSRVGFGSLLLATPDKGGLRYVGRVGTGFDDESLRALLKALQPLAVKTPVLQLPAHVPFRAASVRWVKPVAVAEVAFRGWGKEGLLRQASFKRLRSDKQKEDLGMSTAHAETGGEVQITHPERVVFPKQKLSKGDVADYYRQMARWILPEIAGRPLSLLRCPDGVGKACFFQKHHGPGLGDAVHAVPLQQKSGREDYVYIDDLRGLLQLVQMNTLELHPWGATVADPEHPDRLVFDLDPGEGVNWAQVKAAARDVRDRLQQVGLKSFVRLSGGKGVHVVVPLQPKAGWDEAKAFCEAFAQAMALEQPDRYVATMSKAKRGGVIFIDWLRNTRGATSVCSWSLRARDAAGVAVPLRWEELARVSAADAFPMAKALARAKRLRGDPWQGIDTLKQTLPRMDL; from the coding sequence ATGTCGTTGCACCAGTATCGGCGCAAACGCCGGCTTGGCGGCGGCGCCGGGCAGACGCCGGAACCTGACGACACGCGTGCCCCCGGTGACCCGAAGGGGCGGCCGACCTTTGTCATCCAGCTGCACCATGCCAGCTCGCGTCACTACGACTTCCGCCTGGAAATGGACGGCGTACTGAAGAGCTGGGCGGTGCCCAAGGGGCCTTCGCTGCGCGTCGGTGAAAAGCGGCTGGCCGTGGAAGTGGAAGACCATCCGCTGTCCTACGCCGGTTTCGAGGGAGACATTCCTGAAGGCCACTATGGTGCGGGCCACGTGGATGTCTTCGATCACGGCACCTGGGCCTGTGAAGGCGATCCACTGCAGGCACTGGCGGCGGGCAAGATCGACTTCGTGCTGCATGGACAACGCCTGGCCGGTGGCTGGAAGCTGGTGCGCACGGCGATGAAAGGGCGCCAGGTGCAGTGGCTGCTGATCAAGCGCGATGACGAGGAAGCACGCGATGCAGAAGCAGACGATCTGCCGGGAGTGTCCGCACCGAAACGCTCATCGGCAGTGAAGAAGCGCACCGCGAGGGAGGCCGCGCGCGCCGCGCCTGCCGCGCGCACGGCGAACCGCAAGGCCGATGCAGGTTGGCATGCACGCGCGCTGAAACTGCACGGCGCACGTGACGCACCCTACCCGCGCGCCTTCAAACCGCAGTTGACCGATCATCGCAACAGTGCGCCGGACGGCGACCGCTGGCTTCACGAGATCAAGTGGGATGGCTATCGCCTGCTGGCTGATCTGCACAATGGCGAGGTCAAGCTGCGCTCCCGCAATGGTCTGGATTGGACCGATGATTTTCCCGAAGTGGTGCAGGCCGTGAAGGCGCTGCCGGTGCGCGATGCGCGCCTGGATGGCGAGCTGGTGGTGCTGGACAAGGAAGGACGCAGTGACTTCGCAGCGTTGCAGCGGGTGATCGACGGCAGTTCGAAGCAACCGCTGCGCTACATCGTGTTCGATCTTCCGGGCGTGGCTGGCGCGGACATCAGTCGTGCGCCGTTGCTGGAGCGCAAAGCACTCCTGAAAGCGCTCATTGGGCCCGCGCCTGGCACCCTGGCCTTCAGCGAGCACGTGATCGACCACGGCCCGCAGGTGTTCGACGCCAGTGGCAAGGCCGGATTCGAAGGCATCGTCAGCAAGCAGATGGATGCCCCGTACGTGAATACCCGCGCGCGCAGCTGGGTGAAGGTGAAGCACGAAGACACCGACGAGTTCCTGATCGTCGGCTACACGGCACCCAAGGGTTCCCGAGTGGGGTTCGGCTCGCTGCTGCTGGCGACGCCGGACAAGGGAGGCTTGCGCTATGTGGGCCGCGTTGGCACCGGCTTCGACGACGAAAGCCTGCGCGCACTGCTCAAGGCACTGCAGCCGTTGGCCGTGAAGACGCCCGTACTGCAGCTGCCGGCGCATGTGCCGTTCCGCGCTGCCAGCGTACGCTGGGTGAAGCCGGTGGCGGTTGCCGAGGTGGCCTTCCGTGGCTGGGGCAAGGAAGGCCTGCTGCGCCAGGCCAGTTTCAAGCGACTGCGCAGCGACAAGCAGAAGGAGGACCTGGGAATGAGCACCGCGCATGCCGAAACCGGAGGCGAGGTCCAGATCACTCATCCGGAGCGGGTAGTGTTTCCAAAGCAGAAGCTCAGCAAGGGAGACGTGGCGGACTACTACCGGCAGATGGCACGCTGGATCCTGCCCGAGATTGCTGGACGTCCGCTGTCACTGCTGCGCTGCCCGGACGGCGTGGGCAAGGCCTGCTTCTTCCAGAAGCACCATGGCCCCGGCCTGGGCGATGCGGTGCACGCGGTGCCCCTGCAGCAGAAGAGCGGCCGCGAGGATTACGTCTACATCGACGATTTACGGGGCCTGCTGCAGCTGGTGCAGATGAACACCCTGGAACTGCATCCCTGGGGCGCGACGGTGGCCGATCCCGAACATCCGGATCGTCTGGTGTTCGATCTCGACCCCGGCGAAGGGGTGAACTGGGCACAGGTGAAGGCCGCTGCGCGCGATGTGCGTGACCGCCTGCAGCAGGTGGGCCTGAAGAGCTTCGTACGCCTGTCCGGTGGCAAGGGCGTGCACGTGGTGGTGCCGCTGCAGCCCAAGGCAGGCTGGGACGAGGCCAAGGCGTTCTGCGAGGCGTTCGCGCAGGCAATGGCGCTGGAGCAGCCTGATCGCTACGTGGCGACGATGAGCAAGGCCAAGCGCGGCGGGGTGATCTTCATCGACTGGCTGCGCAACACGCGAGGCGCCACCAGCGTGTGCTCGTGGTCGCTGCGTGCACGCGATGCTGCCGGCGTGGCAGTGCCGCTGCGCTGGGAAGAGCTTGCACGCGTCAGTGCGGCCGACGCGTTTCCGATGGCCAAGGCGCTGGCGCGCGCAAAGCGCTTGAGGGGTGACCCATGGCAGGGTATCGACACGCTGAAGCAGACGCTGCCGCGCATGGACCTGTAG
- a CDS encoding LacI family DNA-binding transcriptional regulator, which translates to MSVRNMSDAALPASKGKAATINDIARLSGVSKKTVSRIINNSPLVRKDTRDKVEALMREVGYVPDPLARGLAFRRSFLIGLVYDDPGAQCIVDLQHGALEALRGTGYELVVHPCDSQDPECAHGVRRFVQQQKLHGVILGPRASESVALAQMLDDIDCRYVRINAHASEDEVQAVVTHDRDGAAAAAGYLLSLGHRDIAVIAGPGDRRAARERTHGFLERLAQVGLTLPGERVLEAGDTFESGVHAAERLLMGGQRPSAIFAGNDEMAAGVYQVALRAGIAVPQQLSIVSYDDSPLASRLWPPLTSVRRHVSDIGRMAAAMLVQTEVPDAPTAASVHPQLMVRGSCRAVDA; encoded by the coding sequence ATGTCAGTGCGAAATATGAGCGATGCCGCGTTGCCGGCATCGAAAGGCAAGGCTGCCACGATCAACGACATCGCACGACTGTCGGGAGTTTCCAAGAAAACGGTTTCAAGAATCATCAACAACTCGCCGCTGGTGCGCAAAGACACCCGCGACAAGGTCGAGGCGTTGATGCGCGAGGTCGGTTACGTGCCCGACCCTCTGGCGCGCGGGCTCGCGTTCCGCCGCTCCTTCCTGATCGGCCTGGTGTATGACGACCCGGGTGCCCAATGCATCGTTGACCTGCAGCATGGCGCGCTGGAAGCGCTGCGTGGCACCGGTTATGAGCTGGTGGTGCATCCCTGCGACAGCCAGGATCCGGAATGCGCGCACGGCGTGCGCCGCTTCGTGCAGCAGCAGAAGCTGCATGGGGTGATCCTCGGCCCGCGTGCATCCGAATCGGTTGCGCTCGCGCAGATGCTGGACGACATCGATTGCCGCTACGTGCGCATCAACGCACATGCGTCGGAGGATGAAGTGCAGGCGGTGGTCACCCACGATCGCGATGGCGCGGCGGCAGCAGCGGGTTACCTGCTCTCGCTCGGCCATCGTGACATCGCGGTGATCGCAGGGCCCGGAGACCGGCGCGCGGCGCGTGAGCGCACGCATGGCTTCCTTGAGCGGTTGGCCCAGGTGGGGCTGACCTTGCCGGGCGAACGCGTGCTGGAAGCCGGTGACACCTTCGAGTCCGGCGTGCATGCCGCCGAGCGGCTGCTGATGGGCGGGCAACGCCCCAGCGCGATCTTCGCCGGCAACGACGAGATGGCGGCCGGTGTCTACCAGGTTGCGCTGCGTGCGGGAATTGCCGTGCCACAGCAGCTGTCGATCGTCAGCTATGACGACAGCCCGCTGGCCTCGCGGTTGTGGCCGCCGCTGACTTCGGTGCGCCGCCATGTGTCCGACATCGGCCGCATGGCGGCGGCGATGCTGGTGCAGACCGAAGTACCGGATGCACCGACCGCGGCCAGCGTGCATCCACAGCTGATGGTGCGCGGTTCCTGCCGGGCCGTGGACGCCTGA
- a CDS encoding Lrp/AsnC family transcriptional regulator — MAGEVQFDRTDIRLLAEIQRDGRATNAELAARVNLSPSACLRRLQRLESEGVIVGYGARLEPRQLRLGLQAFVRVQLEKHDQAAIGHFVDSVQAWDEVVACHALTGDMDYLLHVYVRDLEHFSHFLLDRLLNAGGVADANSSFVLRTVKGFQALPLSQLEP; from the coding sequence ATGGCCGGAGAAGTCCAGTTCGATCGCACGGATATACGCCTGCTGGCTGAAATCCAGCGGGATGGGCGCGCCACCAACGCCGAACTGGCGGCGCGGGTGAATCTCTCGCCTTCGGCCTGCCTGCGGCGGTTGCAGCGGCTGGAAAGCGAGGGTGTGATCGTCGGCTACGGCGCGCGGCTGGAACCGCGGCAGTTGCGCCTGGGCCTGCAGGCCTTCGTGCGCGTGCAGCTGGAAAAACACGACCAAGCCGCCATCGGCCACTTCGTGGACAGCGTGCAAGCGTGGGATGAAGTGGTGGCCTGCCATGCACTGACCGGCGACATGGATTACCTGCTGCACGTCTACGTGCGCGACCTGGAGCACTTCTCGCACTTCCTGCTGGACCGGCTGCTCAATGCCGGCGGCGTGGCCGATGCCAATTCCAGCTTCGTGCTGCGCACGGTGAAGGGATTCCAGGCATTGCCGCTGTCGCAGCTGGAGCCCTGA
- a CDS encoding cysteine dioxygenase family protein, with protein sequence MDLQTSPFPAFRGRDRLIAAVDAAMTSGDAERITADLQLALQEAIADSRIELPECVHRPVSDHYARRPLYHSREHGYSVIAMSWGPGQGTPLHDHDAMWCVEGVWSGELEITRYELLECAGERWRFRRHAVLRGGCGSAGSLIPPHEYHTLRNASDEALAISVHVYEAPMERSAVFDPLGGDWYQRRIQALQADPA encoded by the coding sequence ATGGACCTGCAGACTTCTCCGTTTCCGGCGTTCCGTGGCCGCGACCGGTTGATCGCCGCAGTCGACGCGGCGATGACCTCCGGTGATGCCGAGCGCATCACCGCCGACCTGCAGCTGGCGCTGCAGGAAGCCATCGCGGACAGCCGCATCGAGTTGCCCGAATGCGTGCACCGTCCGGTCAGTGATCATTACGCGCGACGTCCGCTGTACCACAGCCGCGAACACGGCTACAGCGTGATTGCCATGAGCTGGGGCCCAGGGCAGGGCACGCCGCTGCACGACCACGATGCCATGTGGTGTGTGGAGGGCGTGTGGTCGGGCGAGCTGGAGATCACCCGCTATGAACTGCTGGAGTGCGCCGGCGAGCGCTGGCGCTTCCGCCGCCATGCCGTGCTGCGCGGCGGCTGCGGCAGTGCCGGCAGCCTGATTCCACCGCATGAATACCACACCCTGCGCAATGCCAGCGATGAGGCCCTGGCCATTTCGGTGCATGTGTACGAAGCGCCGATGGAACGTTCGGCGGTGTTCGATCCACTTGGGGGTGACTGGTACCAGCGCCGTATCCAGGCGTTGCAGGCCGATCCGGCCTGA
- a CDS encoding patatin-like phospholipase family protein produces MSLFRPRMLLSVALIGLLAGCGGDPVRPTPPPAPTVVPQAKPVKIGIALGGGAAKGFAHIGVIKMLEANGFEPAVVSGTSAGSVVGALYASGMDAFQMQSKAVALDEASIRDVRLFSGGLVQGQKLQDYVNEQVANRPAERLKKPFAAVATQLETGERAIFVRGNVGQAVRASSSIPGVFEPVKIGGRNYIDGGVVSPVPVDAARQLGADFVIAVDISSKASGKAPTDMLGIVNQSISIMGQRLGEQELARADIVIRPKVLDIGAADFSQRGTAILEGEKAAMAAMPQIRAKIQQLQRARAAAAAPAPVAAPKCEEASRLGKLMGRKDKC; encoded by the coding sequence ATGAGCCTGTTCCGCCCCCGCATGCTGCTGTCCGTCGCCCTGATCGGCCTGCTGGCCGGCTGCGGCGGTGATCCGGTCCGCCCCACGCCGCCGCCGGCCCCCACCGTGGTGCCGCAGGCCAAGCCGGTGAAGATCGGTATCGCGCTCGGCGGTGGCGCGGCCAAAGGCTTCGCCCACATCGGCGTGATCAAGATGCTGGAAGCCAATGGCTTCGAGCCCGCGGTGGTGTCCGGCACCAGTGCCGGCAGCGTGGTCGGCGCGCTGTATGCCAGCGGCATGGACGCGTTCCAGATGCAGAGCAAGGCGGTGGCGCTGGATGAAGCCAGCATCCGCGACGTGCGCCTGTTCTCCGGTGGCCTGGTGCAGGGCCAGAAGCTGCAGGACTACGTCAACGAACAGGTCGCCAACCGTCCGGCCGAACGCCTGAAGAAGCCGTTCGCCGCCGTCGCCACCCAGTTGGAAACCGGCGAGCGGGCGATCTTCGTGCGCGGCAACGTCGGCCAGGCGGTGCGCGCGTCGAGCAGCATTCCCGGTGTGTTCGAGCCGGTGAAGATCGGCGGTCGCAACTACATCGATGGCGGTGTGGTCAGCCCGGTGCCGGTGGATGCCGCACGCCAGCTCGGCGCCGACTTCGTGATCGCCGTGGACATTTCCAGCAAGGCCAGCGGCAAGGCACCGACCGACATGCTGGGCATCGTCAACCAGTCCATCTCGATCATGGGCCAGCGCCTCGGCGAGCAGGAACTGGCACGCGCCGACATCGTCATCCGCCCGAAGGTGCTGGACATCGGCGCTGCCGATTTCAGCCAGCGTGGCACCGCGATCCTGGAAGGCGAAAAGGCTGCGATGGCGGCCATGCCGCAGATCCGCGCGAAGATCCAGCAGCTGCAGCGCGCGCGCGCCGCCGCAGCGGCACCGGCGCCGGTGGCCGCACCGAAGTGCGAGGAAGCCTCGCGCCTGGGCAAGCTGATGGGCCGCAAGGACAAGTGCTGA